One Blattabacterium cuenoti DNA window includes the following coding sequences:
- a CDS encoding OstA-like protein: MNQKYYYFVFFLFLLILNNQGSNFQIANKTPIKKKVQLIHADFVQKKNDNIIYLIGHIHFEHNGSHLFCDKAIYYKKNNQFHGYGNVQLVSSKNRIFSKEIEYSGRFGFFKVSGNVIFIQKNIKLTASRINYNLRKKYFQAKNVILFFKKLKLSTNILEYDLQLKKVSYKKGGLISYGNFIKLYSREGSYFLKKGKAKFKDKIKFVNKNYTIFSNTIEYLFRLEKIDFFSPTIIVENNNTKSNNFLYAKEGSFFLKKGIFLFRKYFSIHYNGKIVKGEYLFFDHKKKYGFIKNIFFEDPKKKYFLIGETSNFDLNSGVFFLKKNTIIIKGIKNYKNSIFIIHSDTIKILFKKESNLLIIKAFPVNRFFLNGIFHHLQVEGKCHSLVYEQSTNNNSYFSSILLDGNPIFWINNNLQLTGDSISIHRKKDSINSLDIKNVFLRKKIDSKKFHQIQGDKMTVFFSEKNIKKVLIQGNIKSIIFLDKNIIQKSDCGMILLDLEKGKISCTEKTYSEIFPFSKNITDIEKKLFLPKFFWIKKDPQKMKKDFLLKQIEKYKKESFLEEKEIKKIKKYEFFYETIRVRE, translated from the coding sequence ATGAATCAAAAATATTATTATTTTGTTTTTTTTTTATTTCTACTGATACTTAATAATCAGGGATCCAATTTTCAGATTGCTAATAAAACCCCAATAAAAAAAAAAGTACAGCTTATTCATGCTGATTTTGTACAAAAAAAAAATGATAATATCATTTATTTGATTGGACATATTCATTTTGAACATAATGGATCGCACCTATTTTGTGACAAAGCTATATATTATAAAAAAAACAATCAATTTCACGGATATGGAAATGTTCAATTAGTATCATCTAAAAATAGAATTTTTTCTAAAGAAATAGAATATTCTGGACGTTTTGGTTTTTTTAAAGTATCAGGAAATGTAATATTTATTCAAAAAAATATAAAATTAACAGCGAGTAGAATCAACTATAATTTGAGAAAAAAATATTTTCAGGCAAAAAATGTTATTTTATTTTTTAAAAAATTAAAATTATCTACCAATATTTTAGAATACGATCTTCAACTGAAAAAAGTTTCTTATAAAAAAGGTGGATTAATTTCTTATGGTAATTTTATAAAACTTTATAGTAGAGAAGGAAGTTACTTTTTAAAAAAAGGAAAAGCAAAATTTAAGGATAAAATCAAATTCGTTAATAAAAATTATACAATATTTTCCAATACAATAGAGTATTTATTTCGTTTAGAAAAAATTGATTTTTTTAGTCCTACTATTATAGTAGAGAATAATAATACTAAATCAAATAATTTTCTTTACGCTAAGGAAGGATCTTTTTTTCTTAAAAAAGGAATTTTTTTATTTAGAAAATATTTTAGTATCCATTATAATGGAAAAATTGTAAAAGGAGAATATTTATTTTTTGATCACAAAAAAAAATATGGATTTATAAAAAATATTTTTTTTGAAGATCCTAAAAAAAAATATTTCCTCATAGGAGAGACTTCCAATTTTGATTTGAATTCTGGAGTTTTTTTTTTGAAAAAAAATACAATAATAATAAAAGGAATAAAAAACTATAAAAATTCTATTTTTATTATTCATTCTGATACTATTAAAATTTTATTCAAAAAGGAATCTAATCTATTAATAATTAAAGCTTTTCCTGTTAACAGATTTTTTTTGAATGGCATTTTCCATCATCTACAAGTAGAAGGAAAATGCCATTCTTTAGTCTATGAACAATCAACAAATAATAATTCCTATTTTTCTTCAATTTTATTAGATGGAAATCCCATTTTTTGGATCAACAACAATTTACAATTGACTGGAGATAGTATTTCCATTCATAGAAAAAAAGATTCTATCAATTCATTAGATATAAAAAATGTTTTTCTTAGAAAAAAAATAGATTCAAAAAAATTTCATCAAATACAAGGAGATAAAATGACTGTTTTTTTTAGTGAAAAAAATATAAAAAAAGTTTTGATTCAAGGAAATATTAAAAGTATTATTTTTTTAGATAAAAATATCATTCAAAAATCGGATTGTGGAATGATTCTATTGGATTTAGAAAAAGGAAAAATTTCTTGCACAGAAAAAACTTATTCAGAAATTTTTCCTTTTTCTAAAAATATTACAGATATAGAAAAAAAACTTTTTCTTCCGAAATTTTTTTGGATAAAAAAAGATCCCCAAAAAATGAAAAAAGATTTTCTTTTGAAACAGATAGAAAAATATAAAAAAGAAAGTTTTTTGGAAGAAAAAGAAATCAAAAAAATAAAAAAATATGAATTCTTCTATGAAACAATTCGAGTTAGAGAATGA
- a CDS encoding aspartate aminotransferase family protein yields the protein MKQFELENDFIQYQTQVNPNPMKIIVDHAEGNYIYGKDGKKYLDFVAGVSVNVLGHGNKKIKKAIKNQVDKYLHTMVYGEFIQETCVRLCKKIAENTPPPLNTTYLVNSGSEAVEGALKLAKCYTGREEIISCKWSYHGSTHGSMSIMGDERRKIFFRPLLPLVKFITFNKIEEFISSITEKTACVILETIQTYSKIILPDHSFLKEVKKQCEKKNVLMILDEIQTGFGRTGKLFAFEHYEIVPDILIMGKGMGGGMPISGFISSSEIMKSFCDRVPLGHITTFGGNAVSASASLATLTQLVDSNIMEKVAIKEKCIRKYLVHDEIKNIHGKGLLLSIELKRKNHLERILQSCIRKGLILFRFLFHNSSSLRISPPLTITEKEIQIGCSIIRESLNELIQLKLQK from the coding sequence ATGAAACAATTCGAGTTAGAGAATGATTTTATTCAATACCAAACTCAAGTTAATCCTAATCCCATGAAAATCATTGTAGATCATGCAGAAGGAAATTATATTTATGGAAAAGATGGAAAAAAATATTTAGATTTTGTAGCAGGAGTTTCCGTAAATGTATTAGGACATGGAAATAAAAAAATAAAAAAAGCTATTAAAAATCAAGTAGATAAATATTTGCATACTATGGTATATGGGGAGTTTATACAAGAAACTTGTGTAAGACTTTGTAAAAAAATAGCAGAGAATACCCCCCCTCCTCTAAATACTACTTATTTAGTAAATTCTGGAAGTGAAGCTGTGGAGGGAGCTTTAAAACTTGCTAAATGTTATACAGGACGAGAAGAAATCATTTCTTGTAAATGGTCTTATCATGGAAGCACACATGGATCCATGAGTATTATGGGTGATGAAAGAAGAAAAATCTTTTTTAGACCTTTACTTCCTTTAGTAAAATTTATAACATTTAATAAAATCGAAGAATTTATTTCTTCCATTACAGAAAAAACGGCTTGTGTTATTTTAGAAACAATACAAACCTATTCAAAAATAATATTACCTGATCATTCTTTTTTAAAAGAAGTCAAAAAACAGTGTGAAAAAAAAAATGTTTTAATGATTCTTGATGAGATCCAAACAGGGTTTGGAAGAACTGGAAAACTATTTGCTTTTGAGCATTATGAAATTGTTCCTGATATTTTAATTATGGGGAAAGGAATGGGGGGGGGGATGCCCATAAGCGGATTTATATCCTCTAGTGAAATAATGAAATCTTTTTGCGATCGTGTTCCATTAGGACATATAACTACTTTTGGTGGAAATGCAGTTTCAGCATCAGCTTCTTTGGCAACATTAACTCAACTAGTTGATTCTAATATCATGGAAAAAGTAGCTATAAAAGAAAAATGTATCAGAAAATATTTAGTTCATGATGAAATAAAAAACATTCATGGAAAAGGTCTCCTTTTATCTATTGAGTTAAAAAGAAAAAATCATCTAGAAAGAATATTACAGTCTTGTATAAGAAAAGGATTAATTTTATTTCGTTTTTTATTTCATAATAGTTCTTCTTTACGTATTTCACCTCCATTAACTATTACAGAAAAAGAAATTCAGATAGGATGTTCTATTATTAGAGAAAGTTTGAATGAATTAATTCAATTGAAATTGCAAAAATAA
- the truA gene encoding tRNA pseudouridine(38-40) synthase TruA, whose product MELFRFFIELSYNGKHYHGWQIQKKEDTVEKTLEYCLSKLLKTSLNVVGAGRTDSGVHAKQMFAHFDINRKITNSFLKKLNIFLPKDIKVLNIFPVKKHVHARFSAISRTYKYYLTYEKNPFFQDFSWYCFYPLDIQKMNTASEILKNYKNFSFFCKKKSDKKSKICNIYNAYWSIEKNNTCFCFTIEANRFLRNMVRSIIGTLVDVGRQKISINKFVEIIESKNQSNLNSSVVPAHGLFLTKILYPEDILL is encoded by the coding sequence ATGGAATTATTCAGATTTTTTATAGAATTATCTTATAATGGAAAACATTATCATGGATGGCAAATACAAAAAAAAGAAGATACAGTAGAAAAAACATTAGAATATTGTTTATCTAAATTATTGAAAACGTCTTTAAATGTAGTAGGAGCCGGAAGAACAGATAGCGGGGTTCATGCAAAACAAATGTTTGCACATTTTGATATTAATAGAAAAATAACCAATTCTTTTCTAAAAAAATTAAATATCTTCTTACCTAAAGATATTAAGGTGTTGAATATTTTTCCAGTTAAAAAACATGTTCATGCTAGATTTAGTGCAATTAGTCGTACCTATAAATATTATTTAACATATGAAAAAAATCCGTTTTTTCAAGATTTTTCTTGGTACTGTTTTTATCCATTAGATATTCAAAAAATGAATACAGCTTCTGAAATTTTAAAAAATTACAAAAATTTTAGTTTTTTTTGTAAAAAAAAAAGCGATAAAAAAAGTAAAATATGTAATATATATAATGCTTATTGGTCAATAGAAAAAAATAACACGTGTTTTTGTTTTACTATTGAAGCAAATAGATTTTTAAGAAATATGGTAAGATCCATAATTGGAACACTTGTTGATGTGGGGAGACAAAAAATTAGTATAAATAAATTTGTAGAAATTATAGAATCAAAAAATCAATCTAATTTGAATAGTTCAGTTGTCCCTGCACATGGTTTATTTCTTACTAAAATTCTTTATCCAGAAGACATTTTGTTATGA
- a CDS encoding ABC transporter ATP-binding protein, whose protein sequence is MRQNWNKKKSYFKQLLKISLNYKLTLLSTIIISILISFLSAYRPKLIQESIDSYIVYRDFFGLEKILMWIAALLFLESMFHFILLYLSNILAQNVIKKIRILLFEKFLYFKNSFFSKTSIGKLVSYSVSDMETIAVIFNDGILLVSGDVLRIMMIIIMMFTIHKQLSFIVLSTIPLMYIVTRFFQKTLKKTFHEERIQNSRLNSFLQENIVGMLIIQLFHKEKEKYLKFKSINHKLMNAHFQTIFYFSIFFPIVEIISAATISIVLFYGGYHSIIENGNVKPGQIIAFIFFIYLIFRPLRQIADRFNIIQRGIAGIERIFSILNSDETVLDKGKTQIKKLKGHIVFNDVYFSYIDGEMVLKGISFEINPGEKVAIVGATGSGKSTITHLISRLYEIKKGSILIDGSHIQDIELKNLRSHIRVITQDPFLFNDSIINNITLGDSSISREKIENMAKRIGIHSFITSLPQGYKYIVKERGDLLSLGEKQLISFLRVQMHPYSMLILDEATTSLNKELEKLIYHAIDSLTKNKTSIIITHRLSTLKNADKILVINKGFLVEKGTHEELINKLNGYYSELYKESFN, encoded by the coding sequence ATGAGACAAAATTGGAATAAAAAAAAATCTTATTTTAAACAACTTTTAAAAATCAGTTTAAACTATAAATTGACTCTATTATCAACAATAATCATTTCTATATTAATATCTTTTCTATCTGCTTATAGACCAAAATTAATCCAAGAATCTATAGATTCCTATATAGTTTATAGAGATTTTTTTGGACTTGAAAAAATTTTAATGTGGATAGCTGCTCTTCTTTTTTTAGAAAGTATGTTTCATTTTATTTTATTATATCTGTCCAATATACTTGCTCAAAATGTAATTAAGAAAATTAGGATTCTTTTATTTGAAAAATTTTTATATTTTAAAAATTCTTTTTTTAGTAAAACATCTATAGGAAAATTGGTTTCTTATTCTGTTTCAGATATGGAAACAATTGCTGTGATATTTAATGATGGAATATTATTAGTATCTGGAGATGTATTGAGAATAATGATGATCATAATTATGATGTTTACTATACATAAACAATTATCTTTTATTGTCCTTTCTACTATTCCATTGATGTATATTGTGACTCGTTTTTTTCAAAAAACATTAAAAAAAACGTTTCATGAAGAACGTATACAAAACTCTCGTTTAAATAGTTTTCTACAAGAAAATATTGTAGGAATGCTTATCATTCAACTTTTTCATAAAGAAAAAGAAAAATACTTGAAATTTAAATCAATTAATCATAAGTTGATGAATGCACATTTTCAAACTATTTTCTATTTTTCTATTTTTTTTCCAATAGTCGAAATTATATCTGCAGCAACAATAAGTATTGTCCTATTTTATGGAGGATATCATTCCATTATTGAGAATGGAAATGTGAAACCAGGACAAATTATTGCTTTTATTTTTTTTATTTATCTTATCTTTCGTCCCCTGCGACAAATAGCAGATAGATTTAATATAATACAAAGAGGAATAGCAGGAATAGAACGTATATTTTCTATATTAAATTCTGATGAAACAGTTCTTGACAAAGGAAAGACACAAATCAAAAAATTAAAAGGACATATTGTATTTAATGATGTTTATTTCTCCTATATTGATGGAGAAATGGTTTTAAAAGGAATTTCTTTTGAAATAAACCCGGGAGAAAAAGTAGCTATAGTAGGAGCCACTGGTTCAGGGAAATCTACAATTACGCATTTAATATCCAGGTTGTACGAAATAAAGAAAGGGAGTATTTTAATTGATGGCTCTCATATTCAAGATATTGAACTAAAAAATTTAAGATCTCATATAAGAGTTATTACACAAGATCCATTTTTATTTAATGATTCTATTATTAATAATATTACTTTAGGAGATTCTTCTATCAGCAGAGAAAAAATAGAAAACATGGCAAAAAGAATAGGAATACATAGTTTTATAACATCTTTACCACAGGGATATAAATATATAGTCAAAGAAAGAGGCGATCTCCTTTCTCTTGGAGAGAAACAGTTAATTTCTTTTTTAAGAGTCCAAATGCATCCTTATTCTATGCTTATTCTAGATGAAGCAACAACTTCTTTAAATAAAGAATTAGAAAAATTGATCTATCATGCTATAGATAGCCTGACTAAAAATAAAACTTCAATTATTATTACTCATCGTCTTTCTACGTTAAAAAACGCAGATAAAATATTAGTAATTAATAAGGGATTTCTTGTAGAAAAAGGAACTCATGAAGAATTAATTAATAAACTAAATGGATATTATTCTGAATTGTATAAAGAATCCTTTAATTAA
- a CDS encoding peptidylprolyl isomerase codes for MIKKYFFIFFCYPLFSLDLDKINGISAVIGNEIILTSEVKNYLDFSNEKMSLCKGLENLMSQKLILFHAKKDPDIQISEEELTANIFFRNQNNHSEKDFYVKLIEEIKNKQYIEKFNQKILKNIEVSPEEVRSFFYKNKKKFSNVPKQVYISYMIFYPKLSNCHRKKILDRLRKIKNEIHSDIDFSLKAILFSEEIHSALKGGLIQGIKKENLSKEFERTIFSLNEKEISEPFETNFGFHLVKVEKKIGDKIDIRHIFIKPKYTEKEFSRTKSFINSIKKRIINQEMVPNTKTKTISNEKNAVVNNSFIWKKQWIEENNLQEKMKKALSHLKNGEISDPYKEVLNNKQEVFFLVKLLKSIPSHKISLEEDYTRLKNLLKNIKKEHEIKNWVKAQLKRTYFRIEEKSCT; via the coding sequence ATGATCAAGAAATATTTTTTTATTTTTTTCTGTTATCCACTTTTTTCTTTGGATTTGGATAAGATAAATGGAATTTCTGCGGTAATAGGAAATGAGATTATTTTAACTTCAGAAGTTAAAAATTATTTAGATTTTTCTAATGAAAAAATGTCCCTTTGTAAGGGGTTAGAAAATCTTATGAGTCAGAAATTAATTCTTTTTCATGCTAAAAAAGATCCTGATATACAGATCTCAGAAGAAGAATTGACTGCAAATATTTTTTTTAGGAATCAAAATAATCATTCTGAAAAAGATTTTTATGTAAAATTAATTGAAGAAATAAAAAACAAGCAATACATAGAAAAATTTAATCAAAAAATTTTAAAAAATATAGAAGTATCTCCAGAAGAAGTGAGATCATTTTTTTATAAGAACAAAAAAAAATTCTCCAATGTTCCTAAACAAGTTTATATATCTTATATGATTTTTTATCCAAAATTGAGTAATTGTCATAGAAAAAAAATTCTTGATCGATTAAGAAAAATAAAGAATGAAATACATTCTGATATAGATTTTTCTCTGAAAGCTATTTTATTCTCTGAAGAAATCCATTCTGCACTCAAAGGAGGACTTATTCAGGGGATCAAAAAAGAAAACCTATCAAAAGAATTTGAACGTACCATTTTTTCTTTAAACGAGAAAGAAATTTCAGAACCTTTTGAAACAAATTTTGGATTTCACTTAGTAAAAGTAGAAAAAAAAATAGGAGATAAGATAGATATAAGACACATTTTTATTAAACCTAAATATACAGAAAAAGAATTTTCTAGAACAAAATCATTTATTAATTCAATCAAAAAACGGATCATAAATCAGGAAATGGTTCCTAATACTAAAACTAAAACAATTTCCAATGAAAAAAATGCAGTAGTGAATAATTCTTTTATATGGAAAAAACAATGGATTGAAGAAAATAATCTTCAGGAAAAAATGAAAAAGGCATTATCTCATTTAAAAAATGGAGAAATTTCTGATCCTTATAAAGAAGTTTTAAATAATAAACAAGAAGTTTTTTTCCTTGTTAAATTATTGAAAAGTATCCCTTCTCATAAAATTTCTTTAGAAGAAGATTACACAAGATTAAAGAACCTTTTAAAGAACATTAAAAAAGAACATGAAATTAAAAATTGGGTAAAGGCTCAATTAAAGAGAACTTATTTTAGAATAGAGGAAAAATCTTGTACATAA
- the lptB gene encoding LPS export ABC transporter ATP-binding protein, whose protein sequence is MTLVIKNMYKKHKKKSIVKNFSLKLNRGEIVGLIGPNGAGKTTSFYMIVGLIRPDQGKIFLNGEDITKYPIYHRSKKGIGYLSQETSIFRKLSVEDNILCILEMQKNSYKERKKKTEKLIEEFGLQKIRKIRGDLLSGGERRRTEIARCLAGNPDFILLDEPFSGIDPIATEELQKILLSLKKKKIGILITDHNVQETFFITDRLYLMFEGKIIKDGTYQELIQDPIAKKVYLGNHLKFQKFFSKNRKE, encoded by the coding sequence ATGACTTTGGTAATCAAAAATATGTACAAAAAACATAAAAAAAAATCCATAGTGAAAAATTTTTCTCTAAAATTAAATAGGGGAGAAATAGTTGGATTGATAGGTCCAAATGGAGCTGGAAAAACAACTTCTTTTTATATGATAGTAGGATTGATTAGACCAGATCAAGGAAAAATTTTTCTTAATGGAGAAGATATCACTAAATATCCTATTTATCATCGTTCTAAAAAGGGAATTGGATATTTGTCACAAGAAACATCTATTTTTAGAAAATTATCTGTAGAAGATAATATTTTGTGCATATTAGAAATGCAAAAAAATTCTTATAAAGAAAGAAAAAAAAAAACAGAAAAATTGATTGAAGAGTTTGGTCTACAAAAGATACGAAAAATTCGGGGGGATCTTCTTTCTGGGGGAGAGCGAAGACGTACTGAAATAGCTAGATGTTTAGCAGGAAATCCTGATTTTATTCTTTTAGATGAACCTTTTTCTGGAATTGATCCAATAGCTACAGAAGAATTACAAAAAATTCTTCTTTCTTTAAAGAAGAAAAAAATTGGTATTTTAATAACGGATCATAATGTTCAAGAAACATTTTTTATAACAGATCGTCTTTATTTAATGTTTGAAGGAAAAATCATAAAAGATGGAACTTATCAAGAATTAATACAAGATCCTATAGCAAAAAAAGTTTATTTAGGAAATCATTTAAAATTTCAAAAATTTTTTTCAAAAAATAGAAAGGAATGA
- a CDS encoding thiamine diphosphokinase, translated as MNHRFDGPEVGLFLNGETPINDYKKYYFLYEKIFAVNGAFSYLKKLKIQVDCVIGDFDSCIKKKVFSKKIFVTSDQNYTDFEKALKIIYEKGYYNINVWGASGKEQDHFLGNLSTALKYKNKLSIIFHDNYHSYFFSFKKNFLLGRKNKKISLFPFPKVEGLSTYGLRYSLTNRFLEIGKYIGIRNESIENKIEINYEKGELLIFIER; from the coding sequence ATGAATCACCGTTTTGATGGGCCAGAAGTTGGATTATTTTTAAATGGAGAAACTCCAATAAATGACTATAAAAAATATTATTTTCTCTACGAAAAAATATTTGCTGTAAATGGAGCTTTTTCCTATCTTAAAAAATTAAAAATACAAGTTGATTGTGTAATAGGGGATTTTGATTCTTGTATTAAAAAAAAAGTTTTTTCGAAAAAAATTTTCGTAACTTCCGATCAAAATTATACAGATTTTGAAAAAGCATTGAAAATAATCTATGAAAAAGGTTATTACAATATAAATGTTTGGGGAGCTAGTGGAAAAGAACAAGATCATTTTTTAGGTAATTTATCTACTGCATTGAAATACAAAAACAAATTATCCATTATTTTTCATGATAATTATCATTCTTATTTTTTTTCTTTTAAAAAAAATTTTCTTTTGGGTAGAAAAAATAAAAAAATATCTCTTTTTCCATTTCCAAAAGTAGAAGGACTATCAACTTATGGATTAAGATATTCTCTTACTAACAGATTTTTAGAAATAGGAAAGTACATAGGTATCAGGAATGAAAGTATTGAAAATAAAATAGAAATAAATTACGAAAAAGGAGAATTATTAATTTTTATAGAAAGATAA
- a CDS encoding NAD(P)H-dependent oxidoreductase yields MRKILFLIAHPNIEKSILNKNIVKRVKKNKEIIIRNLYNIYPDFKIKIDEEIKIVLNVKFLVFQFPLYWYSYPSLLKEWKDKVFTKLYNDERNSLSGKHLLVSVTSGSEENSFHAGSRNNFTLDEFLRPIQQTAFVLNMIYHGYVHISMNRILEEKKKKLYVLEKHTDQILFKIKKFILTE; encoded by the coding sequence ATGAGAAAAATTTTGTTTTTGATAGCACATCCTAACATAGAAAAATCTATTTTGAACAAAAATATTGTAAAACGAGTTAAGAAGAATAAAGAAATAATTATACGAAATTTATACAACATCTACCCTGATTTTAAAATCAAAATAGATGAAGAAATTAAGATTGTATTAAATGTAAAATTTCTTGTTTTTCAATTTCCACTTTATTGGTACAGTTATCCATCTCTCCTAAAAGAATGGAAAGATAAAGTTTTTACAAAATTATATAATGATGAAAGAAATTCCCTTTCAGGGAAACATCTATTAGTATCTGTTACCTCTGGATCAGAAGAAAATTCTTTTCATGCCGGATCTAGAAATAATTTTACTCTAGATGAGTTTTTACGCCCCATTCAACAAACGGCGTTTGTTCTTAATATGATTTATCATGGATATGTACATATTTCAATGAATAGAATATTAGAAGAAAAAAAGAAAAAATTATATGTTTTAGAAAAACATACGGATCAAATTCTTTTTAAGATTAAAAAATTTATTCTGACTGAATGA
- the mdh gene encoding malate dehydrogenase, with the protein MKVTIIGAGNVGASCASLLSQKNIVEEVVLLDVRKKFSEGKSLDISQMLSIIESNTHVLGITNDYSKTKNSEIIIITCGIPRTPGMSRDDLMNTNAKIIHSVTKQSLFFSPKAKFIIVSNPLDVMAYVSYITSKIDSSRIIGMAGILDSVRYRYFLSKELNCSPHDIQSMLLGGHGDTMVPLYRYTSISGIPISEFLSKDKNQVIIEKTKKGGEEIVNLLGTSAWMAPSASIVQMVEALLKNSKKILLCSVFLKGEYDLKNVYLGVPVILGKSGVEKIIELKLNKEEKNLLTNSANHIKNMMKKLKLNDINSII; encoded by the coding sequence ATGAAAGTTACTATTATTGGAGCAGGAAATGTTGGGGCGTCATGTGCCAGTCTTTTATCTCAAAAAAATATAGTGGAAGAAGTTGTTTTATTAGATGTGAGAAAAAAATTTTCTGAAGGAAAAAGTTTAGATATTTCTCAAATGCTATCCATTATAGAATCCAATACTCATGTTCTTGGAATTACTAATGATTATTCAAAAACAAAAAATTCTGAAATCATTATTATTACTTGTGGAATACCTAGAACACCAGGAATGAGTCGAGATGATTTAATGAATACTAATGCAAAAATTATTCATTCTGTGACAAAACAATCTCTCTTTTTTTCTCCAAAAGCAAAATTTATAATAGTCTCTAATCCACTGGATGTTATGGCATATGTCAGTTATATCACATCCAAAATAGACTCTTCTCGTATAATAGGAATGGCTGGAATATTAGATTCAGTTAGATATCGTTATTTTTTATCAAAAGAGTTAAATTGCTCTCCTCATGATATACAATCTATGTTATTGGGAGGACATGGGGATACTATGGTACCTTTATATAGATATACTTCTATATCTGGAATTCCAATTAGTGAATTTTTATCGAAAGATAAAAATCAGGTAATCATTGAAAAAACTAAAAAAGGGGGGGAAGAAATTGTGAATTTATTAGGAACATCCGCTTGGATGGCACCTAGTGCATCTATTGTACAAATGGTAGAAGCTCTTTTAAAAAACTCTAAAAAAATTTTATTATGTTCTGTTTTTTTAAAAGGAGAGTACGATTTGAAAAATGTGTATTTGGGTGTTCCAGTTATTTTGGGGAAATCTGGAGTTGAAAAAATTATAGAGTTGAAATTAAATAAAGAAGAAAAAAATCTTTTAACAAATTCTGCTAATCATATAAAAAATATGATGAAAAAATTAAAATTAAACGATATTAATTCTATTATCTAG